Proteins encoded by one window of Streptomyces sp. ALI-76-A:
- a CDS encoding potassium channel family protein, whose translation MDEDSRRTRWERRTEGPLAVASLVFLAAYAIRVLTGDPPDGLRALCLGLILAAWALFAVDYAVRWRLSGQRLRFVRTHWLDTVVLILPLLRPLRVVKVYEAVRRRHGRPRFALHARVMVYAGLATVLLGFTGALGVYQQEHAAPDATVRTFGDAVWWTCATLSTVGYGDVAPVTPVGRLIAVGVMAIGLALLGAVTGTFASWLLQVFAREDDGGPPAS comes from the coding sequence GTGGACGAGGACAGTCGCAGGACCCGCTGGGAACGCCGTACGGAAGGCCCGCTCGCCGTGGCGTCGCTGGTGTTCCTCGCGGCGTACGCGATCCGCGTGCTGACCGGTGATCCGCCCGACGGACTGCGTGCCCTCTGTCTCGGGCTGATCCTGGCCGCCTGGGCGCTGTTCGCCGTCGACTACGCGGTGCGCTGGCGGCTGAGCGGGCAGCGGCTGCGCTTCGTCCGGACGCACTGGCTGGACACCGTGGTGCTGATCCTCCCGCTGCTGCGGCCACTGCGGGTCGTCAAGGTGTACGAGGCCGTGCGGCGGCGGCACGGCCGGCCCCGTTTCGCGCTGCACGCGCGCGTGATGGTCTACGCCGGCCTGGCCACCGTCCTCCTCGGCTTCACGGGCGCCCTCGGCGTCTACCAGCAGGAGCACGCGGCACCGGACGCGACCGTGCGGACCTTCGGGGACGCCGTGTGGTGGACCTGCGCGACCCTCTCGACCGTCGGCTACGGCGACGTCGCCCCTGTCACCCCGGTCGGACGCCTGATCGCGGTCGGGGTGATGGCCATCGGACTGGCCCTGCTGGGCGCGGTGACCGGGACCTTCGCCTCCTGGCTGCTCCAGGTGTTCGCGCGGGAGGACGACGGAGGGCCCCCGGCGAGCTGA
- a CDS encoding HIT domain-containing protein, which produces MLHCMTSEPEQQWGVGTQDAFQRLWTPHRMAYIQGENKPTGPGADDGCPFCSIPAKSDEDGLIVRRGEQVYGVLNLYPYNGGHLMVVPYRHVADYTDLTDAETAELALLTKQAMTALRTASGAHGFNIGMNQGSVAGAGIAAHLHQHIVPRWGGDTNFMPVVGHTRVLPQLLADTRKMLADAWPTA; this is translated from the coding sequence ATGCTGCACTGCATGACGAGTGAGCCGGAGCAGCAGTGGGGCGTGGGGACCCAGGACGCGTTCCAGCGTCTGTGGACGCCCCATCGGATGGCCTACATCCAGGGCGAGAACAAGCCGACCGGCCCGGGTGCCGACGACGGCTGCCCCTTCTGCTCGATTCCGGCCAAATCGGACGAGGACGGGCTCATCGTCCGGCGCGGTGAGCAGGTCTACGGCGTGCTCAACCTGTACCCGTACAACGGCGGCCACCTGATGGTCGTGCCCTACCGTCACGTGGCCGACTACACGGACCTCACGGACGCCGAGACGGCCGAGCTGGCGCTGCTGACCAAGCAGGCGATGACCGCCCTGCGCACCGCCTCCGGCGCGCACGGCTTCAACATCGGCATGAACCAGGGCTCGGTGGCCGGCGCCGGTATCGCGGCCCATCTGCACCAGCACATCGTCCCGCGCTGGGGCGGCGACACGAACTTCATGCCGGTGGTCGGCCACACCCGGGTGCTGCCGCAACTGCTGGCCGACACCCGCAAGATGCTGGCGGACGCCTGGCCCACGGCCTGA
- the thrS gene encoding threonine--tRNA ligase, which produces MSDVRVIIQRDSEREERVVTTGTTAAELFAGERSIIAARVGGELRDLSYVLSEGEEVEGVEISSEDGLNILRHSTAHVMAQAVQELFPEAKLGIGPPVKDGFYYDFDVEKPFTPEDLKAVEKKMQEIQKRGQRFSRRVVTDEAAREELADEPYKLELIGIKGAASADDGADVEVGAGELTIYDNLDAKTGDLCWKDLCRGPHLPSTRNIPAFKLMRNAAAYWRGSEKNPMLQRIYGTAWPTKDELKAHLDFLAEAEKRDHRKLGSELDLFSIPEQIGSGLAVFHPKGGVVRRVMEDYSRRRHEEEGYEFVYTPHATKGKLFETSGHLDWYADGMYPPMQLDEGVDYYLKPMNCPMHNLIFDARGRSYRELPLRLFEFGTVYRYEKSGVVHGLTRARGFTQDDAHIYCTREQMAEELDKTLTFVLGLLRDYGLTDFYLELSTKDPEKFVGSDDAWEEATETLRQVAEKQGLPLVPDPGGAAFYGPKISVQTKDAIGRTWQMSTIQLDFNLPERFELEYTSPDGSKQRPVMIHRALFGSIERFFAVLLEHYAGAFPAWLAPVQAVGIPIGDGHVEYLEKFAAAAKKKGLRVEVDSSSDRMQKKIRNAQKQKVPFMVIAGDEDMSNGSVSFRYRDGSQENGIPFDEAIAKIAQVVEERAQV; this is translated from the coding sequence GGACCTGTCCTACGTCCTGTCCGAGGGCGAGGAGGTCGAGGGCGTCGAGATCTCCTCCGAGGACGGCCTCAACATCCTGCGCCACTCCACCGCGCACGTGATGGCGCAGGCCGTGCAGGAACTCTTCCCCGAGGCCAAGCTGGGCATCGGCCCGCCGGTCAAGGACGGCTTCTACTACGACTTCGACGTCGAGAAGCCGTTCACGCCCGAGGATCTCAAGGCCGTCGAGAAGAAGATGCAGGAGATCCAGAAGCGCGGCCAGCGCTTCTCGCGCCGGGTCGTCACCGACGAGGCCGCCCGCGAGGAGCTGGCCGACGAGCCGTACAAGCTGGAACTCATCGGCATCAAGGGCGCGGCCTCCGCCGACGACGGCGCGGACGTCGAGGTCGGCGCCGGCGAGCTGACGATCTACGACAACCTGGACGCCAAGACCGGCGACCTGTGCTGGAAGGACCTCTGCCGCGGTCCCCACCTGCCCAGCACCCGGAACATCCCGGCGTTCAAGCTGATGCGCAACGCGGCCGCCTACTGGCGCGGCAGCGAGAAGAACCCGATGCTCCAGCGCATCTACGGCACCGCCTGGCCGACCAAGGACGAGCTGAAGGCGCACCTCGACTTCCTCGCCGAGGCCGAGAAGCGCGACCACCGCAAGCTGGGCTCCGAGCTGGACCTGTTCTCCATCCCGGAGCAGATCGGCTCCGGCCTCGCGGTCTTCCACCCCAAGGGCGGCGTCGTCCGCCGCGTCATGGAGGACTACTCGCGCCGCCGCCACGAGGAGGAGGGCTACGAGTTCGTCTACACCCCGCACGCGACGAAGGGGAAGCTCTTCGAGACCTCGGGCCACCTGGACTGGTACGCCGACGGCATGTACCCGCCCATGCAGCTCGACGAGGGCGTGGACTACTACCTCAAGCCCATGAACTGCCCGATGCACAACCTGATCTTCGACGCGCGCGGCCGGTCCTACCGTGAACTGCCGTTGCGCCTCTTCGAGTTCGGGACCGTGTACCGGTACGAGAAGTCGGGCGTCGTGCACGGCCTGACCCGCGCCCGCGGCTTCACCCAGGACGACGCGCACATCTACTGCACGCGCGAGCAGATGGCCGAGGAGCTCGACAAGACGCTCACCTTCGTCCTCGGTCTGCTGCGGGACTACGGCCTGACCGACTTCTACCTGGAGCTGTCCACCAAGGACCCGGAGAAGTTCGTCGGCTCCGACGACGCCTGGGAAGAGGCCACGGAGACGCTGCGCCAGGTCGCCGAGAAGCAGGGCCTGCCGCTGGTCCCGGACCCGGGCGGTGCCGCCTTCTACGGTCCGAAGATCTCCGTCCAGACCAAGGACGCCATCGGCCGCACCTGGCAGATGTCGACGATCCAGCTGGACTTCAACCTGCCGGAGCGGTTCGAGCTGGAGTACACCTCGCCCGACGGCTCCAAGCAGCGTCCGGTCATGATCCACCGCGCGCTGTTCGGCTCCATCGAGCGGTTCTTCGCGGTGCTGCTGGAGCACTACGCGGGCGCGTTCCCGGCGTGGCTGGCGCCGGTGCAGGCGGTCGGCATCCCGATCGGCGACGGGCACGTCGAGTACCTGGAGAAGTTCGCCGCAGCGGCGAAGAAGAAGGGCCTGCGGGTCGAGGTCGACTCCTCCTCGGACCGGATGCAGAAGAAGATCCGCAACGCCCAGAAGCAGAAGGTGCCCTTCATGGTCATCGCGGGCGACGAGGACATGTCGAACGGTTCGGTGTCCTTCCGTTACCGCGACGGCTCGCAGGAGAACGGCATCCCGTTCGACGAGGCCATCGCGAAGATCGCGCAGGTCGTGGAGGAGCGGGCGCAGGTCTGA